The Thermosynechococcus sp. HN-54 DNA segment GCCTTGTGCAGTTGAACATGGGGCTAGTGCGCAAAGAAGCCCATCGCTGGGTGAAATGCACCCAAGAAAGTTTTGAGGACTTGATGCAGGTGGGTACCTTGGGTCTGATTCACGCCATTGAACGCTTTGACCCTAGCAAGGGCGTTGCCTTTAGCTCTTTCGCCATTCCCTACATTCGCGGTGAAATTCAACACTACCTGCGGGACAAAAGCCCCCACATTCGGGTACCGCGTCGTTGGCAAGCCCTACAAAGCCAAGCCAAGCGGGTTGCTCAGGAGTTACGCCAACAACTGCATCGCCCTCCCACTGATAGTGAAATTGCCCAAGCCCTCGATGTCTCCCTTGAAGAATGGCAAACGGCAAAACTTGCCAGCTACCATACCACACCTGTGAGCTTAGATGCCCCCACCCTCGAAGGGGAAGAGGACAGTGTTTGTTTAGGGGACATCGTGCCCGATCAGCGGTACCAAAGTTTTCAACTAGCTCAAGAAGACCGCATTCGCTTGCAGCAGTGTCTTCAGAAACTAGAAGCCCGCACCTGTCAAATTCTCGAATTTGTCTTTTTGCACGATTTGAGTCAAAAGGAAACAGCTGAACTGTTGGGGCTAAGTGCGGTCACAGTCTCTCGGCAGATTAAAAAAGGCCTGCAAGCCCTTCAACGGATGATGAGTCACGACGACGCTGAGTCGTAAAAACGCATAAAATATATTCATGGCTGATTTTGCTGCCCCTTTAGCGGCTTTAGCGGCACATCGTTGGTTCAAACTCATTAACGGTGCTAGTTTCCAAGATGTTGCCCAAATCTATAACCTGACCTTGGCCTATGCACTAGCAGGCGCTGATTGTATTGATGTGGCCGCCGATGCGGCAGTGATTCACGCGGCCAATGAGGCTTTGACAGTGGCTGAAGGCCTCGGTGCAGCCCGACCCCTGCTGATGGTGAGCATCAATGATGGAGCTGACCCGCATTTTCGGAAGGCAACATTTGATCCGAGTCGCTGTCCACCTGCCTGCGATCGCCCCTGTGAGCGGATTTGTCCTGCGGCGGCCATTCGCTTTGATGAACCCCTGCAGGGGGTAGTGCGCGATCGCTGTTATGGGTGTGGTCGCTGTTTACCCCTGTGTCCCTTCGGCTTAATTACGACCCATGAGCAGCCAGCGGTTTTTGAGCACATCACTCCGCTCATTGCCAAAGGCACCCTTCAAGCCCTCGAAATCCACACCCAACCCCAACGCAATAGTGCTTTTGCCCAACTTTGGCAGCGCGTCCGCCCTTGGGTTCGACATTTGCAGGTGCTAGCCATTAGTTGTCCCCCCGGAGAGGGAGTCATTGACTATTTGCGCTGGATTAATGAGCAAATTCAGCCCCTTGAGTGTGCCCTCATTTGGCAAGCAGATGGGCGTCCTATGAGTGGCGACATTGGCGATGGCGCAACCCGAGCCACCATTCAATTCGGCCAAGCGATTTTAGGGGCAAATTTACCCGGATTTGTTCAACTGGCGGGCGGCACAAATGACCATACGGTTGCTAAACTCAGGGCAATGGGATTGTTAGCCCCACGGGGAATCGCTGGTGTCGCCTATGGTAGTTATGCCCGCAAACGCCTTGCACCGTTTCATGCACTGGCTGAGCAACCATGGCAAACGATTCCCTCTGTCCTTGCAGCGGCTGTTGCCGAAGCAGCTACCCTAGTGTCTTCTTTGAAATCTGTCCCGTCACCCTCTGTACCCTATGGTTGAATTGACTGCTGGACAACGCCAAGTTACCGACGATCTCGATCAACTATTGGCCATCCTCCCACCGCCCTTGGGGCAGTCTCTCACCCATCACCCCCAGCGGGAAGAACTCTTAGAAATCGTCCTTGATTTGGGGCGACTGCCAGAAGCGCGGTTTGTCCACAGTACGCAATACCTTGCCGAGACGCCCGTCAGCCGTGAAATGTTGCAGTATGCCGTGGATCGGGTGGGTGAGTTTAGTGGTGACAATCGCGCCGGCATTGAGCGTACCCTCCACCGCATTAGTGCGTTGCGCAATCGCCAAGGAACCATCATTGGCTTGACCTGCCGGGTGGGGCGGGCGGTCTTTGGCACCATTGGGATGATTCGCGATTTAGTCGAAAGTGGCCAGTCGATTTTGCTCTTGGGGCGTCCCGGCGTGGGTAAAACCACGGCACTGCGGGAAATTGCCCGTGTCTTGGCGGATGAGCTGCACAAACGAGTGGTGATTATTGACACCTCCAATGAAATTGCGGGCGATGGCGACATTCCCCACCCAGCAATTGGCAAGGCGCGGCGGATGCAGGTGGCGCGTCCGGAACTTCAGCATCAAGTGATGATTGAGGCGGTAGAAAACCACATGCCCCAAGTGATTGTGATTGATGAGATTGGCACAGAGTTAGAGGCGCTTGCCGCACGGACAATCGCGGAACGGGGGGTACAACTGATTGGTACAGCCCACGGCAATCAAATTGAGAACCTAATGAAAAACCCGACCCTTGCGGATTTGGTGGGCGGCATTCAATCGGTCACTTTGGGGGATGAAGAAGCGCGGCGGCGCGGCACCCAAAAAAGTGTGCTCGAACGCAAAGCTCCCCCCACCTTTCAAATTGCGGTGGAAATGCTAGAGCGCGATCGCTGGGCTATCCATCTCGATGTAGCTGCCAGTGTGGATCTCCTGTTGCGGGGTCGCCAACCGGCTCCTGAAATTCGCAGTATTGCTGCCGATGGCTCAGTGGTGATTAGCCGCCCCGAACTTTCCCCCCAGCGCTCAGAGGCTAAACCCCTGCCTCAGCGTCCCTCTTGGCGCGACAGTGGCCAGATGCTACCCGTGGTTGATGGCAATAAAGAACCCCTAAGAGCTAATTTTGCCCAGCTGCTTGAAAGAACCTTGGATGCTCCCACAGTTGGTCCCAATGGTGAGGAACTGCCCCTCCATGTTTTTCCCTACGCCGTCAGCCGCCACCATTTAGAGCAAGCGGTTCGCACCCTCAACTTACCTATCGTGGTGACTAAAGACATTGATCAGGCGGATGTGATTTTAACACTCCGCTCCCACCTCAAAGGGGAAAGCAAGCTACGGCACCTTGCCCATATTCATCACCTGCCGGTGCATGCCATCAAAACCAACAGCATGGCACAAATTGTGCGGGGACTGCGGCATCTACTTGGCATAGAAGACCCTAGCCCAGCGGAATCGGCAGATCTCTCCCTCTTTAGCCCAACGGGGAGTGATGATGAATTGGAGGCGCTTGAGGAGGCACGCTTGGCAGTTGAAGAAATTGTCATTCCCAAGGGTCAAGTTGTGGAGTTATTACCGCGATCGGCCAACATTCGGCGAATGCAACATGAACTGATTGAGCACTACCAACTCACTTCCTGTAGCTTCGGTGAAGAGCCAAACCGACGGCTGCGGATTTACCCAAATCTATCGCGTTAATCAGGGATTCACCAGTGCCTGCAAAGAGGCACCCATGCGGTCAATGGGCAAAACATGCTGCACGGCACCGAGGGCAATGGCCTCCTTGGGCATGCCAAAAATCACGCTAGTGGCCTCGTTCTGGGCAATTGTGATGCCACCAACACTGGCGATCGCCTGCATCCCCGCTGCACCATCATCTCCCATTCCTGTGAGCAAGACCCCAACAACGGCATCACCATAGTAAGCTGCTAGGGAGCGAAACATGGCATTTACCGAGGGACAATGTCGTTCATTGGCCGCAGCGGGTGTCAGACAAAACTTGCCGCGGCGATCAATTTCTAAATTCAAATGATCCGGCGCAAAATACACGACGCCGGGCTGAGGCATCTCGCCCGCAGTTGCCACTGCCACCGTCACCCGCAGTTGAGTGTCTTGAGACAACCAACCAATCAGACCGCCGAGAAAGCCAGAACTAATATGCTGGGTACAGACAATCGGTAGAGGGAATGTCGCAGACAGTGGCTGCAAGACTTTAGCAATGGCTTGGGGACCCCCAGTCGAAGCACCAATTCCGACAATAGCGAGGTTTGATGATGAGTGACCCTTGGGCAGCGGTGGCCCTGCAACGCTAGTGGTACTAGGAGGGGTGGGGCGTAGGGGACGGGTAAACACTCTCATGCCTGCCAGCACCCGAATTTTATTCAGCAGTTGGGTGCGGTCGTAGTCGGCTAGCAGACCACTACTCGGCTTGGGAAACACATCAATCGCCCCTACTTGCAACAGCTGAAAGGCCGTTTCTGTTTCTCCTGCTGCCACACTGATC contains these protein-coding regions:
- a CDS encoding RNA polymerase sigma factor SigF, which encodes MSNTALNTDNADNADLKGSTLSLLQAYQDRPALELRNRLVQLNMGLVRKEAHRWVKCTQESFEDLMQVGTLGLIHAIERFDPSKGVAFSSFAIPYIRGEIQHYLRDKSPHIRVPRRWQALQSQAKRVAQELRQQLHRPPTDSEIAQALDVSLEEWQTAKLASYHTTPVSLDAPTLEGEEDSVCLGDIVPDQRYQSFQLAQEDRIRLQQCLQKLEARTCQILEFVFLHDLSQKETAELLGLSAVTVSRQIKKGLQALQRMMSHDDAES
- a CDS encoding R3H domain-containing nucleic acid-binding protein yields the protein MVELTAGQRQVTDDLDQLLAILPPPLGQSLTHHPQREELLEIVLDLGRLPEARFVHSTQYLAETPVSREMLQYAVDRVGEFSGDNRAGIERTLHRISALRNRQGTIIGLTCRVGRAVFGTIGMIRDLVESGQSILLLGRPGVGKTTALREIARVLADELHKRVVIIDTSNEIAGDGDIPHPAIGKARRMQVARPELQHQVMIEAVENHMPQVIVIDEIGTELEALAARTIAERGVQLIGTAHGNQIENLMKNPTLADLVGGIQSVTLGDEEARRRGTQKSVLERKAPPTFQIAVEMLERDRWAIHLDVAASVDLLLRGRQPAPEIRSIAADGSVVISRPELSPQRSEAKPLPQRPSWRDSGQMLPVVDGNKEPLRANFAQLLERTLDAPTVGPNGEELPLHVFPYAVSRHHLEQAVRTLNLPIVVTKDIDQADVILTLRSHLKGESKLRHLAHIHHLPVHAIKTNSMAQIVRGLRHLLGIEDPSPAESADLSLFSPTGSDDELEALEEARLAVEEIVIPKGQVVELLPRSANIRRMQHELIEHYQLTSCSFGEEPNRRLRIYPNLSR
- a CDS encoding chemotaxis protein CheB → MKEMDGLALTRQLMARYPRPILVISVAAGETETAFQLLQVGAIDVFPKPSSGLLADYDRTQLLNKIRVLAGMRVFTRPLRPTPPSTTSVAGPPLPKGHSSSNLAIVGIGASTGGPQAIAKVLQPLSATFPLPIVCTQHISSGFLGGLIGWLSQDTQLRVTVAVATAGEMPQPGVVYFAPDHLNLEIDRRGKFCLTPAAANERHCPSVNAMFRSLAAYYGDAVVGVLLTGMGDDGAAGMQAIASVGGITIAQNEATSVIFGMPKEAIALGAVQHVLPIDRMGASLQALVNP
- the ldpA gene encoding circadian clock protein LdpA gives rise to the protein MADFAAPLAALAAHRWFKLINGASFQDVAQIYNLTLAYALAGADCIDVAADAAVIHAANEALTVAEGLGAARPLLMVSINDGADPHFRKATFDPSRCPPACDRPCERICPAAAIRFDEPLQGVVRDRCYGCGRCLPLCPFGLITTHEQPAVFEHITPLIAKGTLQALEIHTQPQRNSAFAQLWQRVRPWVRHLQVLAISCPPGEGVIDYLRWINEQIQPLECALIWQADGRPMSGDIGDGATRATIQFGQAILGANLPGFVQLAGGTNDHTVAKLRAMGLLAPRGIAGVAYGSYARKRLAPFHALAEQPWQTIPSVLAAAVAEAATLVSSLKSVPSPSVPYG